The following is a genomic window from Campylobacter lari subsp. lari.
TTAAAACTAGAAATAATCGCTGCAACTACCGCTAGATCAGCTGCAGTTTCGCTGATTTTTACCCCACCACTTACATTAATAAAAACATCATAATGTCCTAAAGGAATTTCAAGCTTTCTCTCAAGCAAAGCTATAAGCATATCCAAACGATTTTTTTCATAGCCTGTTGCACTACGTTTTGGGTAAGCACTTTCACAAACTAAGGCCTGAATTTCCAACACCAAAGCTCTACTGCCCTCCATTACCACACTTAAAGCACTACCACTTACTGCCTTACCACGAGTAAAAAATCGATTAGCTATATCTTTAGCGCTAATTAAACCCTTTGAGGTCATTTCAAAAATACCAACTTCAGCAATATTCCCAAAACGATTTTTAAAACCTCTTAAAATTCTTATTTCTTTATTAGCATCACCTTCAAAATAAAGCACCACATCTACCATGTGTTCTAAAATTCTAGGTCCTGCTATCGCCCCATCTTTGGTAATATGCCCTATGATAAAAGTACTAATATTATTTGCCTTAGAATAACGCATTAATTCAAAAGTAATCTCTCTCACCTGAGTAATGCTACCCGCAGCTGAAGTGATTTTGTTAGAATATAAAGTTTGTATAGAATCAATAATCAAAATTTCATAGTCTTTTTTAGAAAGCTCACTCAAAATATCATCCAAACAAAGCTCTGTGAGCAAAAATAAATTTTCACAATTTGCATTCAAGCGATCTGCACGTAATTTAATTTGCGACTTACTCTCTTCACCACTTACATAAAGTACTTTTTTACCACCTTTAGCTAGATTTGAAGCAATTTTTAACAAAAGCGTAGATTTTCCAACTCCTGGGGAACCTCCTATCAATACCAAAGAGCCCACAACAAGCCCACCGCCTAAAACTAAATCAAGCTCATTATCATCAGTACTTATACGCGTAAAATTTTCTACCACAACATCGCTAATACACACAGCAGAACTTGGAGTGTTTGAAAGCGAGTTTAGCTCTTTTAAAACTTTAATTTGCTCTTGTTTTAATTCAACAAAACTATCCCATGATCCACACTCAGGACATTTTCCAAGCCATTTATTTTGTTGATTTCCACAAGCTTGGCATTCAAATAAAATTTGTTTTTTAGCCATTTAATCACCTAATTTTTAAAAAATTATATATTAATTAGCTTTTAAATTTCTTTTTACAAGCTCTTCTTTTAAAGGATTTATATTGCTTTTAATCTCTTCTTTTAATAATTTAATATTTGCTATTAAAACTTCAAATAAAAACGTATGATCTTTAATCCATATTATATTTTTACCAAGCCATTCTTCTTCATTTTTAGGATTTAATACATAAATTCTTGCTAAATTAAATTCAAATTGCTGCAAAAAAGGTCTAATAAATTCGTATAAAAAACTTTTACAATACTCATCAAGCTTTGTTTTATAAATATCTAAATCATTTATACTTTTAATTATTAATTCTTTTTTATCTTTAAATGCTGTTAAATTTTGAATTTTACTTTCTGCTTGAATCAAATTTTCAAAATAGCACTCAAATTCTTTAATAAATCGATTGCAAAACTCTAAGTTATCATTAATTATCTTATAACTTTGCAATAGTAAATCATCTTGAGCATTCTTATCTAATGCCGATGGTTTTTCAAAAGGCTTTGTTAAATTTTCATCTAAAAACTCTTCGCAGCATTCTTTAAATGGTTTTTCTATAGTTCCTTCTATCCTAGCACCACCTTCTGTAGCATTATAAAATTTAAAACCTTTTTTCTTAGCTATATAATTTTGTATAGTGAGTCTAAATGTATTCCACATAAATCTAGTTTTAATTTGTTTTTTTCCACCATAAGATACAACATAAAGTTCAGTATTTTCTTTAACAAATTTTTCACCATAAAAATAATCTTTAGCATGCGAACTACCATCTTCGCCATATGCTAAATCTTGACCTATCAAAATGATATTTTCATGATTAAAATCACACGCTAATTGCAAAGCATTGTAAGCAACAGTTCCACCTGATGGAGATTTTCCAAAATCAAACAAATTCAATTTATCAAAAAATATAGTAGGATATGGGATTAACAAAAATTTTCTATCAGTGTTTTCTAAATATTCAATTGCCAAAGGATGGACTAAAGTCAATAAAACAAATACTATATTATCATCTATATTTTTATAGTTTTGTTGTATTAGATTTGAAGCCAACTTGGTTCTTTCACTTGCTAATACAAAATCAGGTTTAATGTCGTTTTTTGCTAAAATAGAATAAGCACTATCAACGCAAAATATACTAAATTTATCTTGATATTGTTTAAGTAAAGGGAGTTGTTTACTTAAAGATGGGCCCGCAGCAACAACAATAGCCGATTTTACTTTTTTATTTTGTTTTAACCATAAATTTTTTAAAGGTGGATTTTGTATCATTTTAGGCAAATTATAAATAAATTGTGTTAAACCTTGTAAAGCATCTTTTATATCATTACCCTGATAAAAAATTACATTTCTTATAATATTGATAATTTTTTCATTTAAATTCAATATATTTTCATGGTATATTTCATAATATTCATTATGTAAATGCAAATCATAAAGTCTTAAAAAATTAAAAAATGGGGGAGTTTGAAAAAAATTCATTAAATCTAACTCAGAAATATCACTATTTAAAATTATAAGTCTTTGTTCTTTTAATTCTTGAGAAAAATCTATAAAATTAAAGGCTAAATATAAAATTTCAAGTTCATCTTCAAAAACAACTATATGCTTTAAGTGATGATTTTGCAATAAACTTTTATATAAAATTCCATTGCCAAAACCATAAAAATACAAAATAGGATATAAAAGATATTTATCATTATAAAAAGAAATTTTTTCTTGCAAATGCAAATTTGGATTTTGATAAATTGGGGTATTGGTTTGTATATTTAAAAAATTTAACTCTATATACCCCCCCCCATTTTCTATTTTTTGAAATTGATTTATTTTTATATCTTTTAATTTATTATATAAATAAGGATTATTGAATGCGGCTAAATTTTTTGATAAAAAACTCATTTAAAAATAGGCTCCAATATAGCGTCCAAATAATCTTTAACGCTAAACTCACACAAATCTTGCATTTTCTCCCCTACTCCTACATACAAAATAGGAAGCTCAAGCTCTCTTGCTATGCTAAATAAAGCCCCACCTTTTGCGGTTCCATCAAGCTTTGTAATTACCACACCATCTAGCTTTACAAGTTCATTAAAAGCCTTAGCTTGTAAAATTCCAGCCACCCCTTGGGTTCCATCAAGAACAAGAATTTTTCTATGAGGAGCTCCTTGCATGGCTTTGTTGCTTATACGGACAATTTTTTCAAGTTCATTAGCAAGATTTTTTTGATTTTGCAAGCGTCCTGCTGTATCTAAAATAACTCTGTCATAGTTTTTTGCCAAAGCTTTAGAAATAACATCATATGCAACTGCTGAAGGATCATGCCCTTGCGAAGTAGCTATGATATCCATGTCTAACTTTTGCGCCCATAATTTCAGCTGTTCGATTGCCCCTGCTCTAAAGGTATCGCAAGCTCCCAATATAACTTTTTCGCCATTTTCCTTATGCAAATGTGCCATTTTGGCAATACTTGTAGTTTTACCTACACCATTTACGCCTAAAACTAAATCCACAAAAGGCTTAGCATTAGCAAGTTCTGGCTTATCATAGATAAAATAAGTCCCCATAACGCGTTCTAAGTCAGCTTTTTTAACCTCATCACTTGGAGGAAGGTAATAAATAATTTCTTCAACTATCTCATATGCCACATCAGCTTCTAAAAGCATTTCTTCTAACAAGTCTTTAGTAACAAGCTTATTAGAGGCCTTAACTAAATGAATACTTTCTAAGGTTTTTTTTAAACCATTTTTTAAAAATCCCAACATTACATTATCGCTTTTTGTATATCTATATCTAACATTTCTTCAGGAATTAACCCTAAATACTCTTTAATCTTCTCGCCTTTTGCATTAAACAAAACCATTGTTGGCACAGCACTAACACTTAGTATCTTAGAAAAAGCAAAATTGCTCTCTCCTATAGCTACTGGAAATTTCATTTTTTCATCTTCTATAAAAGTTAATATTTCTTGCTCCTTATTCTCTTCCAAAAAAAGCGCTATTACTTCAAACCTATCTTGATATTTTTTATTTAGATTGTTTAAATGTGGAATTTGAGCCTTACAAGGTGCACACCAAGTCGTAAAAAAAACAAACAACTTAGCTTTAGCTGTATCATCAAAACTAAATTCTTGTTCATGATATTTCACATACATTTTTCTACCATCTAAAAATTTCAAAGTAAAATCAATATTTTCACTTTGAGTTAAACTTGCATTGTCTGTATTTTCAGTACTAGAATTTTCTTTATCACTAGAGCACGAAGTAAAAAATATCATAATAAAAATTACTAAAAAAATTTTAAATTTCAAGTCTTATCCTTATGATTTTTTAAGCTTAAAAGTATAACATAAAAAGTTAAAAACTTTAAGGAAAGCCTTGATAAAAAACAATTTTAGAATAAAACAAAAATCCAAAATGCATTTAAAATTAAAATATCAATACAAAAGGGATTTTTTGGTTTTTCAAGAAATAAAGAAAATTTTAAATTTATACAAAAATTGTAAAAATATCCTTATATATATCCCTTTAAAATATGAAATCAATCTTTATAAATTCAGGCATTTTCTAACAAAAAAATATCAAATTTTCGTTCCATTTATGCAAGATAAAAGTTTAAAGGTAGTAAAATTAAGATTAGCTCTTGAAAAAAAGAGCTTTGGGGTATATGAGCCAAAAGATTCTTTTTTGCAAACTCGCATTGATGTTGCGATTATCCCTGTAATAGGCGTAGATGCAAAGTTAGGAAGAATCGGTCATGGTCAGGGTTTTTACGATAGGTTTTTTGAAAGCATTTCTTATAAAAAACCTTTGGTTATTTTTACGCAGATGATAGATGCAAAATCTGATCAATTTTTTAGCCAAGATCATGATATAAAAGGAAATTTTTATATAAACCCTTATAAAAAATATTTTAGGAAAGTTAAAAACAATGATAGAAATATTAGTCGCATTAATAGCCGTTTTTATAGGCGGAGGGATTGGGTATGTAGTCGCCAAAAAGATTAATGATGCAAATTTCAATATCTTTTTAGAGCAAGCAAAAGCAAAAGCAAAAGCCATTGAATACGAAGCTGAACTAACACTTAAAGATGCTAAAAATTCAGTTGCTGAAGCTGAATTTACAGCAAAGAAAAAATTTGATGACAAAATTCAAAAACTGCAAAAAGAGCATTCTATTAAGCTAGAAGAGCTTAATAAAAAAGAACAAAACCTTCATTATCAAGAAAAACTTCATGAGGAAAACAAAAACAAATTAGCAAAAGAGCAACAAACTATAAAAGCCTTACATGAGGAAAATGAAAATTTAAAACAAAATTATGAAACAAAGCTTAGTGAGGTGTTAAAAATTCTTGAACATTCAGCTGGTCTTACACAAGAAGAAGCAAAAAATATAGTTTTACAAAAAGTAGAAGAAAACTCAAGAGCTGAGATTGCTCATATTGTTAGAAAATACGAAGAAGAAGCTAGAAATGAAGCCAAAAGAAAGGCTAATTTTATCTTAGCGCAAGCTACTTCAAGATTTGCAGGGGAATTTGCTGCTGAGAGATTAATCAATGTAGTAAATATCAAAAATGATGAACTAAAAGGTCGTATTATAGGCAAAGAGGGAAGAAATGTTAAAACCTTAGAAATGGTTTTGGGTGTTGATATTATCATCGATGATACACCTGGAGCAATTATAGTGAGTTGTTTTAATCTTTATAGGCGTGCCATTGCTACAAAGGTAATAGAACTTTTGGTTGAAGATGGAAGAATCCAACCTGCAAAAATAGAAGAAATTCATGAAAAAGTTTGTAAAGAATTTGAAGATAATATCTTAGAAGAAGGTCAAACTATAGTAATGGATTTAGGACTTAATAATATCCATCCTGAAATTGTAAAATTAATAGGAAAATTAAGATATAGAGCAAGTTATGGCCAGAATGCATTAGCGCATTCTTTAGAAGTGGCACATTTAGCTGGAATCATAGCAGCTGAGTGCGGCGGGGATGAAAAATTAGCAAGAAGAGCTGGAATTTTACACGATATAGGCAAGGCTTTAACGCATGAATTTGAAGGATCGCATGTAGATTTAGGAGCCGAACTTTGCAAAAGATATAAAGAACATCCTGTTGTGATTAATGCTATTTATGCTCATCATGGGCATGAAGAAGCATTTAGCATAGAATCAGCCGCAGTTTGTACAGCAGATACGCTAAGTGCAGCCAGACCTGGTGCAAGACGCGAAGTTTTAGAAGCCTTCTTAAAAAGAGTGAGTGAACTTGAAGATATAGCAAAAAGCAAAGAAGGGGTTAAAAAAGCATATGCAATTAATGCTGGTAGAGAAATTAGAGTTATTGTTAATGCAAAATTAGTTAATGATGATGAATCAGTGCTTTTGGCTAAAGAAATAGCTGAGGAAATTCAAGAAAAAGTTCAATACCCTGGCGAAATAAAAGTCAATGTCATCAGAGAGCTTAGAGCTATTGATTTTGCAAGATAAGGTTTTTCATGCAAGAAATGATAGATAATCTAAGTACTTATGGGTATTTGATTTTATTTTTTTATTCTTTTGGTGGTGGTATGGTTGCTATACTTGCTGCAGGAGTGCTTTGTGCAAGTTCTACTAAACTTGATTTACATTTATGTATATTTTTAGCCTTTTTGGCTAATACTATAGGTTCAACCTTGTTGTTTATCTTGGGAAAATACTATAAAAAAGACATAATGCCTTATTTTAAAAATCATAGAAGAAAAATCGCTCTTGCTATGATGAAAATCAAAAAATATGGTGATTTGCTTTTAGTGGTGCAAAAATTTATTTATGGAGTAAAAACTATAGTACCTATAGCAGCAGGTCTTTGTAAATTTAGCTTTGTAAGATTTTTTATCATCAATACCTTAGCTAGTTTGATTTGGGCTGTTGTTTTAGGTTATGCTGGTTTTATTTTTGGAAATACCCTAAAAGAAGCTTTTGAAGTATTTACCAATTATCCTTACATAGCTCCTGTTTTTATAATCACTTTAATTTTTATTATATGGTTATATTTATCACGCTTTTCTAAGAAAAAATGAATTTAAAATTCTCTATAAAAGAAACCTATAGAGAATTTTTTATTTTATTTTTATGTTTTTTAGCAATTTTTACTTTAAATATCATTTATGAATATAAAAAATATCAAAATTTTAAACTTACTAAGCATTTATTACTTAAAGATAACATCGTTTTATCTTCTTATGAAAAAACTAATAAAAAAGGTAAAAAATATCAAGTTTTAAAACTCAAAAATTCTGATTTTATTTTTTACACCACTAGCTTTAAAGATCTAAATTTAAGTAAAAATGATGTGATAAATCTTAGAATTATCACTAAAAATATTAACTTTAAAGATTATCTTAGTAAAAGCTTTTATGCGCCAAGTTATGATTTTAACAAAACCAAAACACAAAAAGAAAATACCTTAATAAAATATTTTTTAAATCAACATCATAATGAAAAAGTCAAAGAATTTTATGGGGCTTTATTTTTTGCAAAAAATGTA
Proteins encoded in this region:
- the radA gene encoding DNA repair protein RadA, whose protein sequence is MAKKQILFECQACGNQQNKWLGKCPECGSWDSFVELKQEQIKVLKELNSLSNTPSSAVCISDVVVENFTRISTDDNELDLVLGGGLVVGSLVLIGGSPGVGKSTLLLKIASNLAKGGKKVLYVSGEESKSQIKLRADRLNANCENLFLLTELCLDDILSELSKKDYEILIIDSIQTLYSNKITSAAGSITQVREITFELMRYSKANNISTFIIGHITKDGAIAGPRILEHMVDVVLYFEGDANKEIRILRGFKNRFGNIAEVGIFEMTSKGLISAKDIANRFFTRGKAVSGSALSVVMEGSRALVLEIQALVCESAYPKRSATGYEKNRLDMLIALLERKLEIPLGHYDVFINVSGGVKISETAADLAVVAAIISSFKNRPLSKDSVFIGELSLNGEIKEVFSLDARLKEAKMQKFKNAIVPVKPMEEPGLKCFIAKELREVLEWM
- a CDS encoding motility associated factor glycosyltransferase family protein codes for the protein MSFLSKNLAAFNNPYLYNKLKDIKINQFQKIENGGGYIELNFLNIQTNTPIYQNPNLHLQEKISFYNDKYLLYPILYFYGFGNGILYKSLLQNHHLKHIVVFEDELEILYLAFNFIDFSQELKEQRLIILNSDISELDLMNFFQTPPFFNFLRLYDLHLHNEYYEIYHENILNLNEKIINIIRNVIFYQGNDIKDALQGLTQFIYNLPKMIQNPPLKNLWLKQNKKVKSAIVVAAGPSLSKQLPLLKQYQDKFSIFCVDSAYSILAKNDIKPDFVLASERTKLASNLIQQNYKNIDDNIVFVLLTLVHPLAIEYLENTDRKFLLIPYPTIFFDKLNLFDFGKSPSGGTVAYNALQLACDFNHENIILIGQDLAYGEDGSSHAKDYFYGEKFVKENTELYVVSYGGKKQIKTRFMWNTFRLTIQNYIAKKKGFKFYNATEGGARIEGTIEKPFKECCEEFLDENLTKPFEKPSALDKNAQDDLLLQSYKIINDNLEFCNRFIKEFECYFENLIQAESKIQNLTAFKDKKELIIKSINDLDIYKTKLDEYCKSFLYEFIRPFLQQFEFNLARIYVLNPKNEEEWLGKNIIWIKDHTFLFEVLIANIKLLKEEIKSNINPLKEELVKRNLKAN
- the ftsY gene encoding signal recognition particle-docking protein FtsY, producing the protein MLGFLKNGLKKTLESIHLVKASNKLVTKDLLEEMLLEADVAYEIVEEIIYYLPPSDEVKKADLERVMGTYFIYDKPELANAKPFVDLVLGVNGVGKTTSIAKMAHLHKENGEKVILGACDTFRAGAIEQLKLWAQKLDMDIIATSQGHDPSAVAYDVISKALAKNYDRVILDTAGRLQNQKNLANELEKIVRISNKAMQGAPHRKILVLDGTQGVAGILQAKAFNELVKLDGVVITKLDGTAKGGALFSIARELELPILYVGVGEKMQDLCEFSVKDYLDAILEPIFK
- a CDS encoding TlpA family protein disulfide reductase, translated to MKFKIFLVIFIMIFFTSCSSDKENSSTENTDNASLTQSENIDFTLKFLDGRKMYVKYHEQEFSFDDTAKAKLFVFFTTWCAPCKAQIPHLNNLNKKYQDRFEVIALFLEENKEQEILTFIEDEKMKFPVAIGESNFAFSKILSVSAVPTMVLFNAKGEKIKEYLGLIPEEMLDIDIQKAIM
- a CDS encoding 5-formyltetrahydrofolate cyclo-ligase, which gives rise to MIKNNFRIKQKSKMHLKLKYQYKRDFLVFQEIKKILNLYKNCKNILIYIPLKYEINLYKFRHFLTKKYQIFVPFMQDKSLKVVKLRLALEKKSFGVYEPKDSFLQTRIDVAIIPVIGVDAKLGRIGHGQGFYDRFFESISYKKPLVIFTQMIDAKSDQFFSQDHDIKGNFYINPYKKYFRKVKNNDRNISRINSRFYRRRDWVCSRQKD
- the rny gene encoding ribonuclease Y — protein: MIEILVALIAVFIGGGIGYVVAKKINDANFNIFLEQAKAKAKAIEYEAELTLKDAKNSVAEAEFTAKKKFDDKIQKLQKEHSIKLEELNKKEQNLHYQEKLHEENKNKLAKEQQTIKALHEENENLKQNYETKLSEVLKILEHSAGLTQEEAKNIVLQKVEENSRAEIAHIVRKYEEEARNEAKRKANFILAQATSRFAGEFAAERLINVVNIKNDELKGRIIGKEGRNVKTLEMVLGVDIIIDDTPGAIIVSCFNLYRRAIATKVIELLVEDGRIQPAKIEEIHEKVCKEFEDNILEEGQTIVMDLGLNNIHPEIVKLIGKLRYRASYGQNALAHSLEVAHLAGIIAAECGGDEKLARRAGILHDIGKALTHEFEGSHVDLGAELCKRYKEHPVVINAIYAHHGHEEAFSIESAAVCTADTLSAARPGARREVLEAFLKRVSELEDIAKSKEGVKKAYAINAGREIRVIVNAKLVNDDESVLLAKEIAEEIQEKVQYPGEIKVNVIRELRAIDFAR
- a CDS encoding DedA family protein — encoded protein: MQEMIDNLSTYGYLILFFYSFGGGMVAILAAGVLCASSTKLDLHLCIFLAFLANTIGSTLLFILGKYYKKDIMPYFKNHRRKIALAMMKIKKYGDLLLVVQKFIYGVKTIVPIAAGLCKFSFVRFFIINTLASLIWAVVLGYAGFIFGNTLKEAFEVFTNYPYIAPVFIITLIFIIWLYLSRFSKKK